One window from the genome of Rhea pennata isolate bPtePen1 chromosome 16, bPtePen1.pri, whole genome shotgun sequence encodes:
- the CD40 gene encoding tumor necrosis factor receptor superfamily member 5, protein MKLLRLLGLLCALLWGCWEPGNAIKCSEKQYEHKDKCCNRCQPGKKLVSECNGTTDSLCDACESGHYQQSWTKERHCTPHDICEDNAGLVIKKEGNATHNTVCQCRAGMHCSDASCQTCVENQPCERGAGFVAAKAAARTSSPCEPCAEGTFSNVSSKTEPCYPWTSCEEKGLVVKAKGTNTSDALCESSRRSSLSVLIPITAAVVTCLVGICIYCLVHKDPRRQVQEQMETGKPRGMTKVQQPVEVGDDVFPVQETLLRGQPVAQEDGKESRMSEQERL, encoded by the exons ATGAAGCTGCTCCGGCTCCTCGGGCTCCTCTGCGCGCTGCTCTGGGGC TGCTGGGAGCCTGGCAATGCCAtaaaatgctctgaaaagcaGTATGAGCACAAGGACAAGTGCTGCAACCGGTGCCAGCCAG GGAAAAAATTGGTCTCCGAGTGCAACGGCACGACGGATTCCCTCTGCGATGCCTGCGAGAGCGGACACTACCAGCAGAGCTGGACCAAGGAGAGGCACTGCACCCCCCATGACATCTGCGAGGACA ATGCCGGCCTGGTCATCAAGAAGGAAGGCAACGCGACACACAACACGGTGTGCCAGTGCCGGGCTGGCATGCACTGCTCCGACGCCAGCTGCCAGACGTGCGTGGAGAACCAGCCCTGCGAGCGGGGTGCTGGCTTTGTGGCAG ccAAGGCCGCGGCCCGGACTTCGTCCCCCTGCGAGCCCTGCGCTGAAGGCACCTTCTCCAACGTCTCATCTAAAACCGAGCCATGCTACCCCTGGACGAG CTGTGAGGAGAAGGGGCTCGTGGTGAAGGCGAAGGGGACCAACACGTCGGACGCGCTCTGCG AGTCGAGCAGGCGCTCCTCGTTGTCGGTGCTGATCCCCATCACCGCCGCTGTCGTCACCTGCCTCGTGGGCATCTGTATCTACTGTCTGGTCCACAAAG ATCCCAGGCGGCAGGTGCAGGAGCAG ATGGAGACAGGGAAGCCCAGAGGGATGACGAAGGTCCAGCAGCCCGTCGAGGTGGGGGACGACGTCTTCCCCGTGCAGGAGACCCTGTTGAGAGGCCAGCCTGTGGCCCAGGAGGACGGCAAGGAGAGCCGCATGTCGGagcaggagaggctgtga